Within the Balaenoptera acutorostrata chromosome 10, mBalAcu1.1, whole genome shotgun sequence genome, the region CAGATTAACATCATTACTTCAGAGAGTCCTTCCCAGAACCTTAATCTAGGAAAAATCCCTTTGTTTAAGCAAGATCCCTTGATACTCCTTTCTGTAGCTTAATAGAACAGTAATTTGCTTACAGTCTATATAAAGACCACAGGGGCAGGAACTGCATCTGTCTTGTCTTCATTATGTGAATAAATACAGTCTGACCTTACCCCTGGCCTCCCCCAGCCTTTCTCAGGGCAACCTCTTTTAATGTTTCCTGTTTGAAATTCTTCTAGTGACTTCTTGCATGACcctaaataatgtatttatttataatatcttGATTTATTAACTGACACAGTAATGATTGATTTCCTGTAATGAAAGATGAGGGATTAATTGACTTTCTCTACATTTCATGTTATTTCATCTCTCCTTTCCAaagtttatgtttcatttttagtTCTTTAGTTGGGTTATCTTTATAATTGCAAATTATAAACTTAGGCCATTATTTCTTTCCATAAACATTCAACAGCTAGTCTTGACTTCTCACTAGATTAGGTGAGGACATTAGTATTCCTACCATTATCTCCTATTATCTTTTCCCTTCTGCTTACAGATTTTTGCTAGCTTTACCTTTATTCTAACATTATTAGATTTATCACATATGCAGTCAGTTTCATAATCATAATTTAGACTTTTGTCTATAGTTTGATTCTGAAAGTTGAAAACATGTAAACAGTTTGCATTATTTTGGCTTTGTAAATTTCTGAATTTTCCTTTTGGAGTTTcgattgctttttttcccccttgttgaTAAGAGTAAATGTATTTTCCATAGACTAAAAGTTACCTTACCATCTGTTGCATGAAATCACAGCCCTTCTCTTTTCCCagtctgagttttatttttttatagatgtTGGTTGTTTTCTCTGGAAGCTTCCTGgatcctttttatcttttctgtccTAAAATTTCACAAAAACATGGGACCTTTTTTAACCGTTCACATTGCTGAATCTTCAGCAGGTACTTCCAATCTGAAGATTTTTGTATTCTATAGCCTTGAGAAATTTTCTgctgttaattcatttaaaacttctaatcttttttcctatatttttctctttgattaaGTTTCTATGTCTTTTAccttttgtctcattttttaaaaaaaattttaaatgggtgaGGGAGATTTTACGTTCTGAAAAACTTCTTCaacttattcttttattcattagttattttaaaactatatgatGTTCCCTTTCATagtattctatttttatcttaCAGATGCAATTTCTTCCTGAAgactaattggatttttttttagagttcTCCTGTGATTTCTGAAATACTTATGTTTCCTATGAAGTCTATGATACGTATATACTCTTTCAAGGTGCTGGTTTTCCCTCAGATGTCTGATGATTCTGattttactttcatatttaaGGATGAAGATCTGGTTGTTTATTTAGGACTGCTGGAGACAACTTACTTTGCTCATGACTAGGCAGGTCTATCTCTTCCATCAGTTTCTTCCAGGACTGGGAAGTACAGCTGGTAGCTCTGCGCCCCAGAGCAGGGCTGCTTGGCTGGAGAATTTTGCTTTTATGTATAGTAATGGCCAGCTAGCCATTAGAccaggctccccccaccccaaatgttAGATTGAGGAGAGCTTTGCTCAGGGGTACCCAAATCTATACTCTCAGTCTTTAGTCCTCTCCAAAAATCCATTTTTttacccctacacacacacacacacacacacacacacacacacacacacacacgttagaTATGAAAAAACTTTAGTGTTCCTGTTAATCATCTCTTTGTTTTCTGTAGTGCCAGCATGGCTCTAAGTAAAAATgcaataattgttttaaatgacCATATAATAGCACAtagctttttatatattcatttctgAGGGTTCACCACTCATTAAGATACACTCCCTGTACCCAAGCAGCTAATAGTCTAGCTTCTAATGGAAGAAACAGATATGGAAACAAATCACTATAATAAGTGCAATAGAATATGTTTGTACAACATGCTGGCACTTGAGGAAGAGACATTAAGTCTGAACCATGgagagagtaagagagagagagagaatgagagccagagagagagagagagagagagagagagagcgcgagcGAGCGCGAGAGAGAGAGCGCGAGCGAGCGCGAGAGCGAGAGCTGCAGACAGAAGGTGACTTTCTAGAGGCAGAAGAGAATATTGGATGAAAGatctggagccaggctgcctagatttgaatcctgcttctgtcacttactagttCTCCTTGGACAAGTTATCCtctctttgcctgttttttcccctgtataaTGGGCATATGATAATAGCCCCAACCTCATAGGGTTTTTGTgagtgttgcaggaagggggaccccttccagggcccgagagtgggctcttgtctaacacttggttatgaattgtctgaggagacacacgtgctgaaaagcaagagactttattgggaaggggcagccagatggagagcaggagggtaagggaacccaggaggactgctctgccacgtggctcgcagtctcaggttttatggtgatgggattagtttccgggttgtctctggccaatcattctgactcagagTCCTTTCGGGTGGCGAGCGGAACCGCACAGcgaagatggattccagcaaggaggattctgggaggttggtaggacatgtggactggtgtctcctctctccttttgacctttcccgtaTTCTTCCGCTTGATGGTGGCTTGTTCCATGTTCTTTACCAGGATCTCCTGTCATAAAATAACTCATGCATATTGTTACTGTCTTTGCCTGGCCAGGGCGGGCcgtttcagtcagtgtttcccctGATGTGAGGGTTGAATGAATTACTATACACAAAATGCTTCAGTGGTGCTTCCCGTTCAGTACATATTAGTTCTTCCCTTTATTGCTGTCGTATCTTGACGTGGCCTTGAATGAAGAGTTCAACAGGCAGAGAATGGGCAGATGGTTATTGCTGGTAAAATAAGCATGGTGAGTGAAGGCGCAGTGGCATGAAAGTGCAGGCACATTTAGAGAGGAGAGTGGTTGAGTACAAGTAGGATGCAGGGTTCCAGGACATGTGTCAGAATAAAACTAGAAAGGAGCTGGACCAGATGACAGGAGGCCTTGGAAGCACACGGAGTTGCTGCTTACACAGTCAGTTTTCTGGCTTGAGGTACTGTGTACATAGTAAGCAAGACAATTAATGAAATCAGGGAATCTACAACCTATGTCAAATTGAAAATTTCTAGGGACTCCATTTAATAGGTGGCATGTGAAGCTGAATCCggcctctgtaccctgacactGAATTAAATCTCAGTTTTGGGTGAGGTGGAAATGAATAGCTTTATTGCtgtgccaggcaaagggggccacagtgggctaataatgctctcaaaactgtgtgtcccaacttggaaggggtagtgagaagttttatggCAAGGGTTCAAAGAggggtgtgatcagctcatggatattcttctgactggttggtggtgaggtaagtgggagtcagcatcatcaaccttctggttccaactggtctggggtctacctGCTAGTGGGTGGCATaccgttaacttctcccacctggtgggggcttcagtatctgcaaaacagttctaagatgTTGtgatgtgtatcccttgagggggaaccaggaccctgcccccaaGGCTATGCTATTGTTTTTTGAATGTTCCTCCCTTATCTCTAcatttcctcctttccctgaTTACAGCTGTTTGAaactgccctttggaactcagggaaggggaCACAGGAAGGCTCTTGTGTCCAgcagccccacagggtcctgctcagtttcacatGGACAAACGGGGAACATTGAGATTTTATAGAAATGTCTCCCTGAAGAAGATAATCAAAGAGGTGACAGGATTGAAAATAAGTGAATGGAAACGTTCGTAGcctggggtggtggtgatggactGGGGGTTAGGTGGTCCTTTGTAAGAGGGGTTAGGCTTGGAGGTAACCTTGAATTCGAGAATTTGGCCCAAGACGTGGAAGGGTGAGAAAGCAGATTTTGGGAAGATGTGAAGATAAGCTTTCTAACCATCTAGAGCCATCAGAAGATGTAGTGGCTTGTCCTGTGAGGAAGGAGGGCTTCAGTCACTGGAAGTGCCTGAGCAAATGGAGGTTGCTAGATCAGAGCTGatgtggggtgggtgtggggtttTCTGCCTGGGTTGGTCCTACATCATTTGAGGTTTTACTGACTGCATGTGCCTCAGCTTACGTGATCTCTAGGCCAGAACTCATTTCTGAGTTTCTTCTGTTGCAGTCCCAGCATCTTCTGTCCACCTCTTTCCCCAACTATAGGGGTGTGGTTTTACTTTGCTTTAGAAGTTTCAGTACTGAAGGGATGGATTGGTTCAGTGCCAGCAAGCAGGCTGAGACCAAGGCTCTGGGACTGTTGCAGTTTGCCATACCCCTGACATCTGCCCAAACAGGCCTGAAAATGGCTTTGTGAAGTCTTTAGTTGGCTGCTCCCCACCCTCTGATTACACAGGCCTGTACTCTTTCCAAAGATCAAGCTGTATTTCCTAATACCATTCAGCCTCCTTCCTCTGCTTTCCTCCAATATCCCTCAATCCCTGCTCCACAGACTGGGAGGGTCCTTACAAGTACCTGTTTCCACAAAGCTTAGGCTGGACAGGAAAGACAGGGCATGCTGAATCCCTCTTTCAGACTCAGCTCCTACTTCCTCCATCTCTGTTCCTTTGAGGCCTTTGTCTGAGGCACAGAGCTGATTTTTTTATGGCTGCTGTCATGCCTGCACCTAAAAATTCCCAAGCCCTACAGTCATTTTTCATTCTGGAGGCTTTTAAAAGTCGTCTTATCCTCAAAGATTTCTTGGTACACAATACAAGCCAACATGGAAAGCCTCACGATGTTGCCTTGAACAGGTGCCTGGGGACTTGAATAAGGCTTCAAAGAACAAAAGTAAAATGGCATTGCCACAGGAAGGTAAGAACCTGAGGAAACTTGAACAATTTCTCCCAAACCTAGCTAATGATCCTTGTTAAGGATGCGGATTTGCCCCGTGTTTTATGCTGGACGATGAAAAACAAACCATGTGCACAAAAGCACTAATTGCttcatttattcttccatttcGCCAGGGGGCCAGCAGAACTCACTCAGCCTCAGAATGGAAAATTACATGTTGGAGAGAAAACAGCCACACCAAATGAATGACCATGCAATTCAAGTTCTGCTTgttcacatattttatttatccagtgaaggaaagggggggaaaaaaaaaaagacagactttGAAGGTGGCACAGATTCTGAGAGGATACCAAGGTCATGTGTTCCATTTCCCTCAGGCTAGTTTAAATCCACAGATTAAATAAAAGTGTAAAGGGATGAGATGAACATTTTACTGGAGAGGAAAATGTCttctttgagaaagaaaacccTCTTTAAGGTTAATATCTACTCAGGGGTTTCTTATTGGAGGATGGCTTACTtttgtttctataaaaatatGACTGCATTGTATAAACTGCTGGAGTTGAATATTTAGAAGTAGGTGGCATGGAGGCTGCTGATTTGGTGACTTTCTGGGAGTCCAGGTCTGGAAGAATCCCACTGTGGTGAGAGCCACAAGAACACTGTAAACATCCTTGGTCGTGGACACATAATGACGCACGGCAAAAACGGAATCTCAGACATCACAGACCAGGATGCCCGTtctacaggtggggaaactgaggcctgggaggTTAAGTGCtttccccaagatcacacagctaagttAGTAATAGGAACTCAAATTTCTTGGCTTCTAATTCAGTGCCTTTGTACACTGCATAAATAGATTCTCCTAATATtaatttctttcccaagattcTAAAGTTGGCAATTTGAGCtctttaagtgggaaaaaaatagagaaaacaaaaaaagacttatGGAGAATTCTGATACGTTTGTGTCTGATTTCAAGAACCTCATGTTAAGTTAGAGTTAAAAGACCAAAGTTTGGGTCAAAATCAGGGAACTTGATTTTTCTGTGAACACATGACAATATCTTACATGTAGTGAGACAGGAATGGAAGGCAGCACCACACAGGAAAGATTAGAAAAACCAATACTAGAAAGTAAAACGGACCACGTCAGCCATTGGTAGGCTGGTCTAAACTGTTCAGCGCTTTCCaagaacacagaaaatgacacaaaGTCACACTATATGAGAGGGGAGTTCCAGAGAGCTCCTGGTGGGCACCCAGCAGCACCTCTTTAAGCAGCCGGGTGCATGTGCCTAGGCTGACCCATGGCATCAACGGTCCCCAGGGCCACTGAACGGAATGAGTGTGAGCTCACACACCACACTGCGCACAGCCCAGCACAGCCCTGGGGCAGGTCAATGCCAAATCCTTATTTCCCAAACTGGCCTCCTCCCTTGTAACACTGGGAGTAAATTACAGAGGGGAGGACCGGGCTGGAAAACGTTTCAGGTTGCTGCTATGGGCTGGACATTTTGAACCCTGGACAAAGTGACTGGTATCTTTGTTTCTCCCGGGCCTGGAGCTCTTGTAATGGGCTGGGTGTGGGCCTTGATGTCTGCGATTCGCTCTTTAAACTTTTGCTGAAGGAATTTCTCTTCTTTGGAGTAGCTTTTTGCGAACACCGACATCAGCAGGCACCCTGCCATGGATGTGCCCCCGATGCAGAAGAGCACGGCGCCCGCCAGCTTGCACATGTCAAGGGCTCCGTTAAACTGGACAGCGTGTGTGTCCACCATCACGAAATTGGCCTCACCAAAGGCTTCGATTTTGGGGGGCACAAGAAAGCCCACTGCCAGGACAGTCAATCCGAGAATCACGAAGACTGTGCCCGAGATGAGTCCAACCTAGCGAAAGACACAATGAAATAAGACAGAGTAAACCTGGTACTTCAGGTCTCCAGGGCAGGACTGAccttgttttctgagagaagagaCTTTCCCCAGTCACCTCTAATTTGTATGAGAAGCCTGCATAATTTTgtagttaaaaaagaaagtgaaggaggacttttctgattttgatgcCAACCCGGAACTGCAGCACTGCCTTGATTTTTCCTTTGACCTTCCCGTTTGTCCAATGCTTTGCAATCAACAGAGCCCCCTTAGGCTTATGTTGTCTTGTTTGGTCTTGAGCAAGAGAAAAGCAGCCCGGATACCTAGGAGCTGGCCTTACTCTATCCACTAGGCTTTGATGTTCTTAGAAGCTGGCCTGGGGCCCCCATTGATAGCATGTTGTTTTGTGGGCACAATCAATCGTGGAGAACCTCAACATCAGACAGGCTCATTCTGCACCCATGATGAAGTGTGACAAACCAAGACCACTTCATAATTTTGTCTAAGCGCAGACAAAACAAGGTCATTGTGCAAACCACAAGATTCTGTGCACCTCCCACCCCACGCAATATAAATGACTGCTGCTTCTTTACAGTTACAGTCTTAGTCTCACTCTAGTCTGCCCTCTGTATAGATAAGATTTATTAAGTTACCCAATCATAGGATTATTCCTGATAATCCAGAGTGAACTCTGGCTCCTGTAGACTTCCCAAACCCCTGCAACCCCAAGTCACCCAACTAAAGCCCACATCCTATAATACATCCTTTCTTACACTCTCTTACTGAAATGCCCAGGAGCCCCTATGGTGTCATTCTCTCTCACTGTGATGAGTAATATACTCAACTTGTTCAACATAGAGGTGATTTCGGCAGGTGGCCATCGACAATCTGTGTAACTACTCACCCCTTCCCCAAGCAAGTGAAGAAGGAACCATCATTACCAGTTTATAGGCAAGAAAATGTAGCCTCGTGGAGGGTAGGTCACTGCCCCAAAGATAGACAACTGGCAAGTAGCAGAGGATGGGCTAGAAGCCACAGATCTGACCTGCACGCCAGTGCTCTTTCTCTTCTAACATATAGCTGTTTGGGCTTTACTTGTGCAGATGTTGAGAAATGTTAAGAGCAGCAGATGGAGCTGAAACTGCATTAGCTCAAGTTCTAATAAAATGTAACCCACTGAAAATGGAAAGTAATATACCATTTGGTGGTTTAAGCTCAGAGGTTTGGAATTAACAGACTCAGGCTTGGATTCTAGCACTGCCAACTAGTACTTGAATCATAGAAGGAAAGTTACTTAAATACTCTCGttaattttcccatttataaaatgataaatgataatagtacctacctcataaagcTGTGAGGACAAAACGAGACCATGCATGAGAGCACTCAGCTCTGTGCCTGCCTAAGTCATACATTGTAataagtagatattattattattatttgaaaatgtgCCTCTTGTAAAATTATGCTACATTGGCAAGAGCATTGCAACAGTCAGTCAGTACTTGGGATAAAGAACAACTAATacagcttattttttaaacacatttttcatttcctcCTGTTCCTAATTGCTTTTAGTTAAAATAACAAGGTTGGAAAAATAACCAAATGTATAACAGCATTTAATCTTGAACATCTAAAGTATATTTATCTAACTTATTTACTATGTTTCAGGGTAATACACTTTATTAGATACTTCTTTAGTAGAAGGTTCGGATAATAGAAAACATTCGCAAATCCATCACTCTAACAAAGGGGGAAGAGACCTGGTATTATTGAGCATCGATTATGACCTAGGCACTGCGcttttcacttaatcctcaccacCATCTTATGAGATGTagatatttttatccccatttcacctataagaaactgaggtttattGGGTTGAAGAAACATAGTTCAAAGTCCACTCTTTAAGCACGTGGTCTCTAACCCAGGTCTGCATGACTTCTAAGCCCCACTCCCCACTTTCATTCTCCCATGATACTTCACCAATTACTATTTTGTACATtacttgtataatttttaaaaaattacaataaagttTTAGTCACCATATACGAACAAATTTCCATTATGTAATAgtgtaaagaaactgaaaaaccAACAAAAAGAGTCAGTGTAAtgtcttctgaaaaaaaaaaaaactattgtacATAAGATATAAGTACTGCAGAAAAAATTGGGTTGTAAAATATCACACTTTGGATGGCTTTCTACATTTTTTGAAGAATGGTGTCAAGTTCACTTTCAAAGACTaaccattatttataatatttaaaagatgACTCATGTTGGAATATTCTGAATGCACAAACTAAATTAACTTAAATATCCATGGTGACATGCTTCATGTGTCACTAAGTTACCTCCCTCCTCAAGAACTGGTACAGATTCTCAAAAATTGAGGGCAGCAAAAATGTATCCATCTTCGTTTCTAAGGTTCTTAAGAGCAAGGGAGGCCAGGGTGCTCCATGTtctatttctgtctttctctccacGGCAGTCAGTTCAGCCTGTGTCCAATATATATTCCTGACTGACCAACTTAAACCACCAGACTGCTGAATCCGGAGCCAGGTGACTGATTCTCAGAGCAGTCTGTTCCTCAGTTGAGCAGTGCTTTATAGATTAAAATCCACTCTTGGAATATCACTCAGAAGCTAAAAGGCAAACCCTGCCTTGCAGATGGCAGAACTCCTGCTTATTTCAAGAACTGGAAAGTGGCTGGCCTCCCCAagccttctcccttttccctGTTAAATCAGAGGATCAGAGAGAGGCCCGCCATCTGTGGAGGGGAGCATGACGTAATGAATAGTACGTAATGCCCAGGATTCTGAGGGTGCCATCAATGCAAGTCTAATGAGGATCTCCAAAAGATGTGCCCAGAGAGGGACTCCAAACCTGTTCAAACATGTCAGGGGGAGCGTGGGATGGTAGGCATGAAGGGAAAATGCTGGGAATACTTCCCTGAGAGTGTAGTAGTGGTGAGGAGGGATGCTGGGATATATCAGCTTAATCCTGGTACCATCTTGGAGTACtgaatggaataaaaattttGGGAGTGATGCCATATGGTATCATAAACTTTGTCTCTGGACACAGCTCTAAGTTGAAGTGGTCCCAGGTCTAAGAGAAAAGGGGTTCTATTAAATAGTTTAAGAAATGCAACACAGAGGTTTTTTAAAGGTTCTAAGAGAGCAAACCAGCTCTGTTTGGAGCCATGCAAAGAGTTGCAGTGCTGCTGGGTGAGGGGCTTCCCAGAGTAGCCTGGTGGTGTGGGATGTTAGATCAACATCCAATAGGGAGAGAGAAGGGCCTCTCCAggtgatgaaaagaaaactttaaagacaGCAGCAAGAGCAGTTTTTGTGCTGTGACTTCTGATGACTCTCTTGACTGTGTGAAGGATGGGTGAAAACCCAGTCCCTGCTGTTGGAAAGGAGGATTGGACAGGGGGGAGAGCTTGGATTCCAGAAATTCTGCTGTTGGGGGCCACAAGCCAGAAGCTGCTGTTGTTTTGACCAGCATCCCCTTCGTGGTCTGTCTGTGAGCTGATGAGATCTGAAAATGCAGTTCACTCCAATAAGCGGAGCTGGCAGCAGGAGCAACGCAGCTGTTCTGGCAGAGAGGAGGCGGTAATGACTGGTGGAAGCAAGAACCAGCATGGCAGGGAAGAGCGGCGTGTGGGGGGAGATTGCTGGATGGAgctaaatgggaaagaagcctTCTGGGTTAGAGGTAAAATTCAGAAGAAGTGCAGCAAGAGTGAAGACtggcttttcttcttctccatcaGCCCTGAGGGCTGCTGCCCACCGCTCCTTAGCAGGACCTGAGCTCAGAGTGCTGTCACCTGCCAGAGTGATGGCAGATTCTAACTCGTCTGTCCTGACCCTCTTGCCTGACCTGCTTGTAGGGACACTGAGCTTTGCAAAGCAATGACCAGTGCCGGGCTGGGATCAGGTCCTTCCACATACGTGTCACCTGGTACAGTCTCCACAGCCCTCCTTCACCTGGGTAGCAGGATCCCACATTGGCTCCGCTGCCTTACAGAGGCTCTGTCCCTCCAGCCTGTCAGCACATTCAGTCGCTTCCATCTTCAAAACCTATTCTAGAGCCCTGTGTCCCCCACTAGCTACTGCTTGAACTCATTCCTACCCTTGGTAGCCAAGCCTAGTCCTCCACCATTTCACTGAAACCCCTCTCTCTGAGGTCACTGATGACCTCCTAATTGTCTaatccaatttttcttttcttcatttgcatATTCTGCAGTCATTGATTTTAAGTACTTAGGCTTTCTTAAAACCCTCACCAATGGTTATCCCTGACACAActctcttctgcttctgtctTTTACAACTCACTCTTAACCTGCTTTGCCAGACACTCTTAAATTATTGGTGTCCCCCAGGGTTCCAGCCCTGACTCACATCTCTTACTCAATATGTTCGCTCTACGGTTTAATTTGTGGCCGCAGTTTCAACTCCCACCTATATACCAGTGACTTCCAAATGTCCAACTCCAGCCTAGATTTCTCTCCTGGGCTGTAGCCCCACATTTATGACAGCCAGTGGGAGGATCTACACAAAAATGTCCCAAAGGCTCTGCAAAACCCAAATATTCAAAATggtgttcctttcttctttccttcccagtTTTTCTGCATTCCTGCCACCTGCCCATTCACTGAGTCCTTCCTCACATTCGTAGTCAATGGATAATTAAATCTTATTGATTCTGTCTCATAGAATTCTCTTGAATCTTGTCTCTCCATCACTACAGCTACTCTAATGGTAACAGAGCATTATTAACTCTTGCCCAGATCATTGCAACAGCATTCTGATGGTCTCCATGGCTAGTCtcatcctttgtccatttttcaagAGTCatctgagaaattttttttttttttaaataataccaCATGGTTTCTCCTCTTAAGGGACTTCCTTATTCATTTCTAGAATACAACCATCTCCTTAATATCCAGCAAGACTTTGAAGAGAAATCCAAGATGTAAGTTTAAACTCTGACTTAGCTTAAGGGGGAAACTGGAGAGATTGGGACAGGTAGGAGGAGGGTCTTGAGAGAAAGGACAGGTACCAGCATCATTTTCACTTTTAGTAAGTCTGTGGAGGAAGAGGTCTTGCCTTGTACCTGCCCGTTGCTATTTAACACCCTTTGGGAGATTTCTAATATTGGTTGAGGGAAAAGTAAGGAGGAGGAGGATACTGGGGTGAGGAAAGAATGATTGGGGTAAGAAAACTGCTCCCATTAGTTCATTACCTGCAGTACTTCAGCTATCTGCTGCACAATCAAGTAGCAGCAGTCTTAGTCAAG harbors:
- the NRSN1 gene encoding neurensin-1, yielding MSSCSNVCGSKQAQAATEGGYQRYGVRSYLHQFYEDCTTSIWEYEDDFQIQRSPNRWSSVFWKVGLISGTVFVILGLTVLAVGFLVPPKIEAFGEANFVMVDTHAVQFNGALDMCKLAGAVLFCIGGTSMAGCLLMSVFAKSYSKEEKFLQQKFKERIADIKAHTQPITRAPGPGETKIPVTLSRVQNVQPIAAT